The DNA region CTGCCTGGAGCTGCCCATCACGTCGCCGATCAGGGTCTGCAGGTTCTGCAGGAAGCTGTTGAATTCGCGTGCCACCAGGGAGATTTCATCGTTGCCGGCGGCGGGCAGGCGCTTAGTCAGGTCGCCCTGGCCGCTGTTGATCTCGTGCAGCGAATCGCCCAGTGCGTCCAGCGGGCGCAGCAGGCTCTTCATCAGTACGCCGAGCAGCACCAGGCTGATGACCACGCCCAGCACGGTGCCGATCACGGCACGCCAGCTGAGGGCGTTGGCCTCGGCCATCACCTTGCCCTGGTCGAGCACGACGCCGATGTACCAGTCCATGCCCTTGAGGTTGGGCAGCGGGGTGAAGGACACCAGCAGCTGCTGGTCGCCGGTATCGACTTCCTGCAGTTCCTTGTTCAGGGCCGGGCTCTTGCCGCCGAACAGCTCGCTGTAGGGCTTGCCGTTCAGCTTGGTGTCGGGGTGGGAAATGATGTTGCCGTTGCGGCTGAGCAGGAAGGCGTAGCCGGCGCCGTTGAAGTCCAGGGTGTTGACCGCGTCGGCCACCGTCTTCAGGCGGATGTCGCCGCCCATCACGCCGAGGAACTTGCCGGCGTCGGTGATGCGGGCGACGGCGGAGATGAGGATCTCGCCGGTGGTGGAGTCGACGTAGGGCTCGGTGAGCACGGCCTGGCTGCCGGCCTTGCCGGTGGCGTACCAGGGGCGCTGGCGGCCGTCCCAGTCGGGCTTGGGCTGCCAGGAAGGGTCGTTCTTGATCGGCTTGCCATCGGCCTCGAGGGCGCCGAAGACGAGGATGAATTCATTCTTCAGCATCGAGGAGTCGACCACGCGCTGGGTTTCCTCGGGGCTGTACTTGCTGTCGATGGTCTGGGCCATCAGGTCCATCAGGCGCAGCTTGGCGTTGAGCCAGTTCTCGATCTGGCGGGCGAGGGCGTTGCTGGATTCGGAGATGCTCGATTCGGCCTGGGCGCGAAGGGTGCTGCGAACCTGGCTGACCTGGGCCAGGGACAGGAGCGCGGTGGTGAGGAAGAGTACGGCTGCGGCGGCAAGGCTGACCTTGTGGGCAATCTTCATACGGAGCTCCTGGCGAGTGAAATGCCTGATGCCTTCCGTCCGTGCCTGGCGTCATGGCTTAAAAGTAATACAGCTTTTCGAGCTTGTCCGAAGCAAAGTGCCATCACTTGTCGGAAATTCATGCAACTCGTCTGGGAAGGAAGTCTAGGCGGCTGCCGCGACGCGGGAGGCGGAAATGAAAAAGCCCGGCGCGGAGCCGGGCTTTCGACAGCGACGATGCGATCAGAGCGGGTGCTGCTTGTCCTGCTCGATGGCGGCATCCAGGGTCTCGAGCAGCGCCTTGCGCACCTTGAGCTTGGTGTTCCTGTGGGCGGTGGAGTTGATCTTCTTCATCTGCTGGGCGACGGCCTGGGCAGTGGCCAGCAGTTCTTCGGCAGGCACGACCTTGTCGAGGAAGCCGGCTTCCAGGGCGCCTTTGGGGTCGAACATCTCGCCATTGATCACCGAGCGGTGGAAGGCCGCCTTGGTCAGGCGGTCACGGGCCAGCTCGATGCCGACGTGGTGCATGGTCATGCCGATCAGCACTTCGTTCAGGCCGATGCTGAACGGGCCGTCGACGCCGATGCGGTAGTCCGCCGACAGCAGCAGGAATGCACCCTTGGCCACGGCATGGCCGGAGCAGGCGACGATGATCGGGAAGGGGTGGGCGAGCATGCGGCGCGCCAGGGTGGAGCCGGCGGCGACCAGGTTGACGGCGTTCTGCGGGCCGGAGGTCATCACCTTGAGGTCGTAGCCACCGGAGAGGATGCCCGGCTGGCCGGTGAGGATGACGATGGCGCGGTCCTGCTCGGCGCGGTCGAGCGCGGCGTTGAAGGCGGCGATCACGTCCGGGGAAATCGCGTTCACCTTGCCGTTGGCAAGGGTGAGGGTGGCGATGCCGTCTTCGAATTGGTAGGAGATCAGCTCACTCATGGCAGGGGTCCTTGTTGTGGAATGGGGCAGACGTTACTCACGCGCACGGGGCAGGTAAAGCGCTTTGGCTGACTGGCAAGTCAGGCGCGCCGGGCCCTTGCTCCTTATAAGGCGCGCTCTATGGCGACGATGCGGACTGCCAATTGGGCGCTGCGCACGCCAGTCGATAACCTCGCCGCCATCGTCTGAAGGAGCACCCCATGGACCGACCCGCCCATATCGCCAGCATCATCCTCGCCGTCGTCCTGCTGCTCGGCTCGCTGTTCCTGGCCAACAGCGCGGCCCTGCAGAACCCCGCCGGCGTGCTGCTGCTGTTCATCGCCGGGGTGTTCGTTTCCTTCGGCTTCATCTTCTTCGGCAGCCTCAAATTCGACGACTACCGCCAGGGCCAGGACAGCGACTCGCCCCGCTCTTCATAAGCGCATGAAAATTCTCAAAAAAATGTTTGCATTCCGGAAAACACTCCACTAAATTAGCGCACCTCGACGGGGCTGACGCCTCGTAGAGATCCCGGTGAGGTGTCCGAGCGGTTGAAGGAGCACGCCTGGAAAGTGTGTATACGGGAAACCGTATCGTGGGTTCGAATCCCACCCTCACCGCCACTTTCCGTATACAGAGACCCCTGATTCGTAAGAGTCGGGGGTTTTTTGTTTGCCTGTGGAAAGGCTTGCTGCGGAACGTTGGCAGCCCTGTCGACTCTTCCTCTTTCTCTGTGTTCCGTCCTGGAACAGAATGCGCTTCTGTCGTCAGTCAGGAATGCCAGGGATGCGCACGAACTACGTTCTCATCGACTACGAAAACGTCCAGGTCAAATCACTGGGGCTGCTGCAGGAAGAGCATTTCCGTGCCCGGGTCTTTCTCGGGCCGAACAACACCCGTCTGCCCGTCGACCTCGTGCTCGCCATGCAGCGGTTCGGTTGCCGGGCGGAATACGTCCAGCTCGAAACTCCTGGCCTCAATGCGCTGGATTTCCACCTTGCCTTCTATATGGGGCAGTTGTCCGTCGAGGACCCGGGTGCCTTCTATCACATCATTTCCCGTGACAAGGGCTTCGACCCGCTGATCCGGCATCTGAAGGGGAGGGGCATCCTCGCCGCCCGCTCGGAGTCCATCGAAGAGATGCCCTGCTTCAACCCGCCGGCGGCGCCGGCACCCGTGCAGGCGAAGCCCCAGCCCGTCAAGGCGATGATCGTTGGAGGAGCGCCAGTCGACGACTCCACCCTGAAACTCGTGGTCGCCGATCTGGTCGCCCGCAAAGCGTCCCGGCCTAGGACGATCAGGACGCTGCTCAATACCATCCATTCCAAAGTGGGCAAGACGACCGATCCCGCCGAGGTGGAGGGGATCTACATGGCGCTGCGCCAGCGGGGGTATGTGAAAGAAGCAGGAGACAAGGTCTCCTACGCGTTGCCGGCCTGAGCGGCACGCGCATCGACTCATCAGGCGCCATCTGCGCTTCTCTCATCTCTACATCGGGAGCTTCATCTTGGTTTCAGGGAAATGGCTGGCGGTGCTCGCCGCGGTGATGGTGTTGTCGGGGCTGCCGGTGGTGGCGGGTGCGCAGATCTACAAATGGGTGGATGCCGACGGCAAGGTGCAGTTCGGCAACGTGCCGCCGCCGAGCGGGGCGGAGCAGATCAAGGGGGCGGGTGCATCCCCGGCCGAGAAGGCGCCCGAGGCGGCTGCGAAGCCGACCACCGATGCCGCGCCTGCAGAGCCTTCGGCCTTCAAGAGCGCCGATATCGTCGGGCGCTGGTACATGAAGAACGATGAAGAAACGCTGGACTGGACCTTCAAGGCCGATGGCAGCTTCGCCGGCACCCTGGTTGACCGTATGGGAACCGGGCGCTCGACCGGGACCTGGGAGCTGAAGGGGGACACGTTGCGGGTGGTGACCCGCAACACCTTCAAGGACGGCTTCTCGGGCGGTGGGGAGCGTGAGGCTACCGAGCGTTCCGAATACACAGTGCTCGGCATCGAGGCGGGCAGCCTGAAGCTGCTGCCGGACCAGTCGCTGTTCAAGCGGCCGCCGTACACCTTCATCCAGCGCTGATCTTCGCGTGCATGAAAAAGCCCCCTGGAGTCGAGGACTCCAGGGGGCTTTTGCGTTTCAGGGCCGGCCGTTGGTTCAGCGCTTGAGCACGTAGGTCTCGCCCCAGATGCTTTCATCCTTGATCGGCTTGGCGTTGAGCTTGACCGGGCGGTACTGCAGGTTGGCCAGGGCCTTGCTCATCTTCATGTAGCCGTACTTGGACGGGTCGCTGGCGCCGCGGAATTCCTGCAGGCCGGTGGGGATGCGCACCATATAGAGGGCGGAGAGTTCGCAATCGAGCTTGTCGTTGGCCACGCGCCGGCAGTCCTTTTCCTCGAAGCCGACGTTGGGGGCCTCGGGGTAGAAGCCGTCGACCACAATGGCTTCGCCGGGAGCGACGTCGAAGGAAGCGAAGGCCTTCTTCAGTTCGCTGTGGGCCTCGACGCTGGCCACCTTGCGCTCGTTGATGTCGGCGACCCAACCACCCGCCGAGGTCTGGCGCGTGACGTCGTAGGAGCTGGTTCCCCAGCTCACGCATTCGCCGCTGACCACACGCACGGCGGCGCAGTAGTTCTGGTTCACCGTATCGGTCTGGTATTGCGGGTCCTGCCAGCGCTGGCCCCGGTCGAATTCGCTGAATTCCTTCTCCACCAGGGTGACCTTGCCCAGGGGCGAGGGCGCGATGTCGCGGTTGGCCTGGGGATTGGGCGTGGTGGTGCGCGGCGAGTTGTAGAGGCTGCCGACCAGGTCGTAATGGCCGGGCTCGACGATGTAGATCTGGTACAGCGTGCGGCCGAACACCGTCTGGTAGTGGGAGCCGTGGACGCCGATCTTCTCGGCCTTCATGTTGTTGCCCACATAGAGGATGCGCTGGGGGTTGGCGCTGTTTCGCCAGACCGCGGTGCCGGTGCGCAGCTTCTCGAAACGCACCGAATCATCGTTGTTCTCGAAGTTGTACTGCTGGCTGTCGAGGTTGACGGTGGTGGTGACGACTATCGCCATGCCACTGGCCATCGCCGCCTCGAACAGGTCGTCGGTGGCGGCGTGCAGCTGGCGTGCCTGGGCTTCGACGTCCTGTTCGTATTGGCGCTGCTGGTCGATCAGCGAGGGCGGTGGGACGCAGCCACCGAGCAGTGCCAGGCCGAGCAGGCTGAGGCAGGGGAGTCCTTTGTTCATGAGGCGTTCCTTCTGGATGCGGGCCTGGAGTCCCGATAGGAGAGGGGGATTCGAGGCGGCCAAGCATAGCGGCGGTGCCAGCCACGTTACGCCAACCGGCTCACGCTTGGTGGCCGACTAGTACATCCGTACTAGGGGATGGCCCCCGGCCGAAGCCGGGAGCGCGAGGCTTACAACGGCTTGATGGTGCCGAGCCGGTCATTGATGACGAAGGAGCGGTTGGCGCTGTCGACCACAGTGATCTCGGCGCCGGCCACGCCATCGCGGTCGGCGACGGCATAGATGGCGTAGGTCCCGGAGACGGTGTAGTCCTTGGCCTGGCCGGTGCGCTGGTGCACCACGCGGACCTTGCCCGGCAGTGCCAGGATGACTTCCTGTCCCGGCTGGCCATCGGTGTCGGCGAGGGTGCCGTGGACGTTCCAGTTGGAGCCGGTGCCGCCGGGGTAGCTGCTGAGTACGGCCGTCTGCACGCCACCGGTGATCACCAGCAGGCTGCTGCTGGAGCGCGCCACCAGTTCGTTGCCCGGCGCGCCGTCGAGGTCGGCGGCGGTGATGACGCTGGTGACGCCGTCGGTGGGGAATTCGCGGCCGGCCTGCAGGCTGTAGTCGTACAGGCGCAGGCTGGTGCCGGCGGTGTAGGCGAGGGTGGCGTAGGGCAGGGTGCCGAGGTTGTAGGCGCCCTGGTATTGCCAGGTGCCGGTGATGCCGTCGGTGACGTTGCGCTTGGTGCGGTTGAGGTTGGAGATCAGCACCAGGGCGTTGCCGGTGCGGACGATCACCTCGTCGCCCTGGCCGCCGTCCAGCTGGGCGGTGCCGACCACGTCAAAGAGGGCGTTGCCAATGGTGTATTTGCGCACGTCGTTGAGCGCGTGGTTGACGATGGCCACGTCGGGGCCGGCCTTCACCACCAGCTCGGCACCGGGCTGGCTGTCGGTGTTGGCCGCGGTGGCGAGGGTCCAGGTGACGTTGCCGAAGTTGTAGCTGCGCTCCAGGGCGCCGGCGGCGTTGCGCACCTCCAGCACGCCGGTGCCGCGATAGACGCTTTCCAGCGTGCCGTCGCCGTTGAGGTCCCATTTGCCGAGCAGTTCGGCGGCGAGGGCATTGAGGGTGAATCCCTGGGCGCCGAGCAATCCGGCGCCGGCCAGTATCAGCTTCGCTAGCTTTTTCATCTCTCAGTCCTTTTCCTTGATGAGTCGGTCAGGAGTCTGACCGGCGCCCAGCAGAGCACAGGGCGGGAAGGCTGGAAATGATGGCAACGAGGCGCTAGGGGTTCCCCCTAGGCGGGCGGGTGCTGGAGCAGCTGCGGCAGATTGGCGCGGGGGCATCGCCAGGCGGGTGCGCTGGCGATGGGGGGCAGGGTTCTTACCAGTACAAGGTCACGCGGGTGTCGCCCTGGGCGTCGCCGGTCACCTGGGTCACGGGCTTGTCGGCGAGGGTCTCGCTGTGGCCGTTGGCGTGCTCGGTGCGCACCTGGTATTCACCGCCCTGGGAGCAGGATTGACGGGTCACGCTGTAGGAGCGCGAGCGGGCGTCATAGCCGCTGTCGACTGCGCAGGCGCTGGATATCGTCAAGCTGACGCCCAGGTTGCCCGTGGCTTGGCCGGCATTGCTGGTGGTGGAGAAGAAAGCACTGGTGATCAGTAACGCTGCGAAGATGGAGCGCTTGAAGGCCGTACTCATTCCGACTGCTCGACGGTGAAGCCGACGGTGATCGGCCTTCCTGGTCGAGTCACTACGAATCAGCTTGGATTGCTTTCCCTGGATGGATTGAACGCTGCGTTGCAGGGGGCGCTACGCCAGCAGGTTCGCCGTGAACTTGGCGCCAATTGTAAGGTGATGGCCAGGTGATAGCTAGCTCATCTCTTAGCCATTTGTCGGCAATCTCTTACACGATCTAGGGGTTGCCCCTAGAACACCCTACGCCCCCTCGGCGGCACCGCAACTCTTGCGTCGCGACGTCTGTCCAACGAGGGCACGTGCTATAAACCTAGGGTTTGAAGCCACTGGAGATGGACAATGAGCGACAACAACAACCTCGCCAAGCAGGAGCCTGCGGGCCTCGCCGAATACGACCTGAGCAAGGCCAAGGACTTCGAGTGGACGGGCCGCAGCATGGACTGGTTCCTGCAGATGCTGGTGCGCCAGGCCAACGACCTCGGCGTGGAGGTCGGCATCACCCTGACCATCGGGGCGGGGATGATCAGCGGCACGCTCATCTCCGTCGAGAGCTACTTTGCCCAGTTCGCCGACGAGTACGCCAACTCCTGGCCGCAGGAGGGTCGCGAGGACATCCGCTCCACCTTCGCCAACCTGGGCGTGATGACCAAGACCACCGGCGACGACCCGAAACTGCTGCCGCCGCAATACATCCACCTGAAGAACGTCAACGTCCATGCCGCCGGCGGCCTGACCTGCACCGGCCTGACACTGTGGCGCGGCACGCTCGCCTCGGTGACCGGGTTCAACCTCGGCACCCTGAGCTGACCTTCACGTCCGACGTCGCACAACCTTCGACCCACAGGAGCCCCGGCATTCGTCCGGGGCTTCCTGCTTTCAGTAT from Pseudomonas tohonis includes:
- a CDS encoding crotonase/enoyl-CoA hydratase family protein — translated: MSELISYQFEDGIATLTLANGKVNAISPDVIAAFNAALDRAEQDRAIVILTGQPGILSGGYDLKVMTSGPQNAVNLVAAGSTLARRMLAHPFPIIVACSGHAVAKGAFLLLSADYRIGVDGPFSIGLNEVLIGMTMHHVGIELARDRLTKAAFHRSVINGEMFDPKGALEAGFLDKVVPAEELLATAQAVAQQMKKINSTAHRNTKLKVRKALLETLDAAIEQDKQHPL
- a CDS encoding PIN domain-containing protein produces the protein MRTNYVLIDYENVQVKSLGLLQEEHFRARVFLGPNNTRLPVDLVLAMQRFGCRAEYVQLETPGLNALDFHLAFYMGQLSVEDPGAFYHIISRDKGFDPLIRHLKGRGILAARSESIEEMPCFNPPAAPAPVQAKPQPVKAMIVGGAPVDDSTLKLVVADLVARKASRPRTIRTLLNTIHSKVGKTTDPAEVEGIYMALRQRGYVKEAGDKVSYALPA
- a CDS encoding DUF4124 domain-containing protein; its protein translation is MLAAVMVLSGLPVVAGAQIYKWVDADGKVQFGNVPPPSGAEQIKGAGASPAEKAPEAAAKPTTDAAPAEPSAFKSADIVGRWYMKNDEETLDWTFKADGSFAGTLVDRMGTGRSTGTWELKGDTLRVVTRNTFKDGFSGGGEREATERSEYTVLGIEAGSLKLLPDQSLFKRPPYTFIQR
- a CDS encoding gas vesicle protein; this translates as MSDNNNLAKQEPAGLAEYDLSKAKDFEWTGRSMDWFLQMLVRQANDLGVEVGITLTIGAGMISGTLISVESYFAQFADEYANSWPQEGREDIRSTFANLGVMTKTTGDDPKLLPPQYIHLKNVNVHAAGGLTCTGLTLWRGTLASVTGFNLGTLS